From the Planktothricoides raciborskii GIHE-MW2 genome, the window AATTCTGGGGATAATGGGGCTTCAATTGCCCGTTGCTGAATCACGCGAACATCCGCTAATCCCATGCCGAAAGCCGATAAAACTCCAGCATAAGGATGGATAAATACTTGTTTCATGCCTAAAGTTTCGGCAATTTGGCAAGCGTGTTGTCCCCCGGCGCCGCCAAAACAACAGAGGGTATATTCAGAAACGTCATAACCCCGTTGTAAGGATATTTTTTTGATGGCATTGGCCATATTTTCCACCGCGATCGCTAAAAATCCGGCGGCTACTTGTTCCGGGGTGGAATTGCTACCAGTTTTCGCGTTAATTTCTGTAGTTAATTGATGAAATTTTTGCCGGACAATTTCCCCATCTAAAGGTAAATCACCATTTTTGCCAAATACTTTAGGGAAAAATTGCGGCTGAATTTTGCCTAACATGACATTACAATCGGTGACAGTTAATGGCCCATTTTGGCGATAACAAGCAGGTCCAGGATTTGCCCCGGCTGACTCTGGCCCAACCCGATATCGTGACCCATCAAAAAATAAAATTGAACCCCCACCGGCAGCGACGGTATTAATTGACATCATGGGAGTTCGGAGGCGAACCCCAGCAATTTCTGTTTCAAATTCTCGTTCGTATTCGCCGTTATAATGGGCTACGTCTGTGGATGTTCCCCCCATGTCAAAGGTGATAATTTTATCAAAACCGGCCATTTTACTGGTTTGAACTGCCCCAACAATGCCCCCCGCAGGCCCAGATAATATGCTATCTTTGCCTTGAAATTTTTGGGCATCTGTTAACCCACCATTTGATTGCATAAACATTAATGTTGGGGCGGAATGTTTCGATTGGTTGTCGGAAAGTTGTCCGGCAACGCGATCGACATAGCGGCGTAAAATAGGAGAAAGATAGGCATCGACTACGGTAGTATCTCCCCGGCTAACTAATTTCATTAAGGGGCTAACTTGGTGGGAAACGGAAATTTGATTAAAGCCAATTTTGCGGGCAATTTCGGCAATTTGCTGTTCGTGTTTCGGATAGCGATAGCCATGCATTAATGCGATCGCGCAAGAACGAATGCCGCTGTGATATGCTTGCTGCAATTGGGCAATTAATGGCGCTTCATTTACGGGTTGCAATTCTTCCCCGTGGGCATTGTAGCGTTCGGCGACTTCGATCGCTTGTTCATAAAGCATTTCTGGCAGAACAATTTCCCGCGCAAAAATATCCGGGCGATTTTGATAACCAATTCGCAAGGCATCTCGAAATCCTTTAGTAATGACTAAAACCGTGCGATCGCCTTTCCGTTCTAATAGGGCATTTGTTGCCACGGTAGTGCCCATTTTTACTGCGGAAATCAATTCCCCAGGGATGGGTTCATCTGTGGGAATGCCCAAAATTTCTCGAATTCCCTGACAAGGGGCGTCACTATAGCGATCGGGATTTTCCGATAACACTTTATGAATCACTAATTGTCCGTCGGGACGTTTGGCAACAATATCGGTAAATGTGCCGCCGCGATCGATCCAGAATTCCCAGGGATTTTGATTGGTAGAAATATTACTCATCATTTTTTGTCCTTAGAGAGAATATGTCAAAAATACTAGCAAATTTTACAAATAATGGTAGTCACGGGTTTAAACTCATGGCTACCAGAACGATCCAGAAAATAAAACCAAAAACCGGATTTCTGAATTAAACCTCTGTTTTGATCCAGGCATTGATGGCAAAAACCCGGTTTCTTTTCAGGGACGATTCCGCTTCGATCGGATCGCTGCGCGAATCGCTTACTCAATAACTCCTTCCTGCTGCAATATTGCTTCTAATTGCGGAATCAAAGGAGGTAAATAATTTTGGATGGTATGCCAAACAATATCTAGTTCAACTTGGAAGTATTCATGTGCAATCACGTTACGCATATCCCCCATTAAGCGCCAGGGAATCTGAGAATAGTAGGTCTTGAGTTCGGTGTCAATATTGATAGCCGCTTCACCAATGATCATGAAGTCATAGAGACAAGCATTGGCAATGGTATCATTAGCTTCAAATTCGGAAAAGTTTACCTCTGCTGTGCGCTTTTCTATTCGCTTAATTGCAGCTAAAATATCACGAATTCTATCGATGGATTCTCTAGAAGGCACAAATCGCCTCCTTTAAAACGCGATCGCGCAAGTATGGCTTCAGCGAGTCTGGACTTCCCATATCCACCGAACAACCTAAAACATCTTCTAAATACAAACGGACTCGACTCACGTCAAACAATCCAATGGGGCGATCGTCAAATTCCACTAAAAAATCCACATCACTATCCGGTTTTGCTTCATCTCTAGCCACGGAACCAAATAAGGCTAAAGATTTAACTCCCATTGCCTGTAATTCGCCTTGATGTTTGGCAACGATCGCCAATACTTCGTCTCGCTTCATAAGAGTTAAAAGGATAATTCACAGTTTTTGCTGAATCGTCTAAATTATATCGCATCGAAAACAGCGATCGCCGACTTGTCACATAGATATTGGTTGCTTTGGCGATCGCCAACTAATCGGGATTTTCCGATAACACTTTATGAATCACTAATTTTCCGTCGGGACGTTTGGCAACAATATCGGTAAATGTGCCGCCGCGATCGATCCAAAATTCCCAGCCATTTTGCTTTGTCATATCACTTACTCCAATTTTATTGTCAATAAAATTATAATATGATATCATTAAATCAAATGATTTTTCTAGTGGCTTTGGTTTTTGGGTTATGGAGCAATTTATATTTTTCCAGTTTTGATTACAGACACTTTCATCAAAAATATTGATTTACTATGTTCACTTACAAAGGTTACACAGGTCAAGTTGAAGTCGATGCCGAAGCAGATATTCTATTTGGCACAGTCCTGGATATTAATGATGTCATCACATTTCAGGGTAAAACCGTTGAAGAAGCTCGTCAAGAATTCCAAAATTCGGTTGATGACTATCTAGAATTTTGCCAAAAGTTAGGACGAGAACCCGGACGACCGTTTTCTGGAAAGTTGCCCTATCGCACGAGTCCAGAAACCCACCGGAAAATTTTTATTGCGGCTAAAAAAGCTGGCAAAAGTATTAATGCTTGGATGGATGAGGTGTTAAGTGAGATGGCCGATCGCACGCTCAAAACCTAAATTAATTGGCACCAGAACACCCAGAAACCGGGTTTCTTGAGAAAATCTCTGTTTCCATAAATTATCATAGAAACCCGGTTTCTTTTTCAGGGGCGATCGCTTACTCATTAACTGCGTCATCTGGCAATCATATGGTATGATTTATTATCATGGCAGCAGGAAATAATCTAAGCTTAAAAGCTATCACCTATCAGCTATCAGCTAACTGCTTACGGCTGACTATAAGCTTATGGGCTGACGATTTAACTACCATTACCTGTAGGCTTTATTTTTGGTAGCGATCGCCAAAACTTCATGTCGCTTTATATATATCGCTTTATAATATTTCAAACCATAATAATTCACAGTTTTTTCTGATTTTTCTGAATCGTCTAAATTGGCTCGCTGGATTGCACAATAACAGTGGTCTGTACTGAAACCCATTTGTTATGTTATGTTGATGATTTTAAGTAAAGCCTATAGAATCAATCTTGCTATGTTTTTGACCAAGCAAATCAATGAATCAGTCAATTACAGATTAGCATATTATTATATAATAAAAAGATAAAATTAGCTTATTATCACAAACAAAAAAAACAGTAATTTAAAATATTTAATATTATTAAATATTTTAAATTACATCAAACTAATTTTTATCCAAACAATATACGTTTGTAATTTTTTTTGAATATTTTTTTTATTTTTTGTGAAATCGATCTTTTTTTTGCGACTGAGATTAGAATACAACTCAGGATAGTTGGCTCAGTTTTAAGGAAGTTTCTCTATGATGCGAACCTCGCAATTTTTACGAGATTGGTTGATTCCAAAGAAAAATAATAAAAAGCAATGGTTTTTACTAATGCTACTAAGTACCACGGTGGCGATCATAATCGCCTTTTGGGATGTCTGGGTAAACTCCCAACTGGCGACTCTTGGGTGGCAAGCATGGGTGAGTATGGCAGTGACTCTA encodes:
- a CDS encoding type II toxin-antitoxin system HicB family antitoxin; translated protein: MFTYKGYTGQVEVDAEADILFGTVLDINDVITFQGKTVEEARQEFQNSVDDYLEFCQKLGREPGRPFSGKLPYRTSPETHRKIFIAAKKAGKSINAWMDEVLSEMADRTLKT
- a CDS encoding nucleotidyltransferase family protein, translating into MKRDEVLAIVAKHQGELQAMGVKSLALFGSVARDEAKPDSDVDFLVEFDDRPIGLFDVSRVRLYLEDVLGCSVDMGSPDSLKPYLRDRVLKEAICAF
- a CDS encoding DUF86 domain-containing protein — its product is MPSRESIDRIRDILAAIKRIEKRTAEVNFSEFEANDTIANACLYDFMIIGEAAINIDTELKTYYSQIPWRLMGDMRNVIAHEYFQVELDIVWHTIQNYLPPLIPQLEAILQQEGVIE